The following coding sequences are from one Virgibacillus necropolis window:
- a CDS encoding IS110 family RNA-guided transposase, whose amino-acid sequence MKFKQKQIQNQRIEHISPDHLIVGIDIAKEIHVARAVNFRGIELGKSLKFSNDMAGFERLMFWVKSLQKKSQKTQLIIGMEPTGHYWLLLAYWLTEKGIEVVTVNPYLVKKNKENRDNSPTKHDVKDALVIADMIKNGYYSVLHLPQGPYKDLRELMSLHEFVTKQHVSVQNQIHRWLDKWFPEYSKVFKDWTGKMSISTLKRFPSPNEIREMSEEDILKAWKKDVKRISKAHAKELIKQAKCSIASEDGMDKATWMLKLLLEQYEQLTKQIEEIKEKAIGLIADLSIYEPLIDIKGLSPLLVTSLVAEIGHIPNFQHGNQILRLAGLHLGENSSGKHKGEITITKRGRSGLRKQLFLAVLSLVRNNKEFRELHRRNVKEKGMKKINSIMKLCGKLARMMVGMMKHKTFYSPRLVFPQVERAA is encoded by the coding sequence ATGAAGTTTAAACAAAAACAAATCCAAAATCAACGTATTGAACATATTTCACCTGATCATTTAATTGTTGGAATTGATATCGCTAAAGAAATTCACGTCGCTAGAGCTGTTAATTTTCGTGGAATTGAACTTGGAAAGTCTCTTAAATTTTCAAATGACATGGCTGGGTTTGAACGATTGATGTTTTGGGTTAAGTCGCTACAAAAAAAGAGCCAGAAAACGCAATTGATCATTGGTATGGAACCAACCGGCCACTATTGGCTACTCCTTGCGTATTGGCTGACGGAAAAAGGTATAGAAGTTGTTACGGTGAATCCGTATCTTGTAAAAAAGAACAAGGAAAATCGTGATAACTCACCAACCAAGCATGATGTAAAGGACGCTTTAGTAATTGCGGATATGATTAAAAATGGATATTATTCAGTACTACATTTACCTCAAGGGCCATATAAAGATTTACGTGAATTAATGTCTCTTCATGAGTTCGTCACCAAACAACACGTAAGTGTTCAAAATCAAATCCACCGTTGGTTGGATAAATGGTTTCCCGAGTATTCAAAGGTGTTCAAAGATTGGACTGGTAAAATGTCAATCTCAACGCTGAAACGATTCCCGTCCCCAAATGAAATCAGGGAAATGAGTGAGGAGGATATTTTAAAAGCATGGAAAAAGGATGTCAAACGGATTAGTAAAGCTCATGCGAAAGAACTCATCAAACAGGCGAAGTGTAGTATTGCAAGTGAAGATGGGATGGATAAGGCTACTTGGATGCTGAAATTATTGCTAGAACAATATGAACAGTTAACAAAACAGATTGAGGAAATAAAGGAAAAAGCAATAGGCTTAATAGCGGATTTATCGATTTATGAACCATTAATAGATATAAAGGGACTAAGTCCTTTACTAGTCACAAGCCTTGTAGCTGAAATAGGGCACATCCCCAATTTTCAGCATGGAAATCAAATTTTACGCCTGGCGGGACTCCATTTAGGAGAGAACAGTTCTGGTAAGCATAAAGGCGAAATTACTATCACAAAACGAGGTAGGTCAGGTTTGAGGAAGCAGCTATTTCTGGCCGTACTGAGTTTAGTTAGGAACAATAAAGAGTTTCGGGAATTACACCGAAGAAACGTTAAGGAAAAAGGGATGAAAAAAATTAATTCGATTATGAAGTTATGTGGAAAATTGGCACGCATGATGGTGGGCATGATGAAACATAAAACCTTTTATAGCCCACGACTGGTATTCCCGCAGGTCGAAAGAGCTGCATAA
- a CDS encoding aspartate ammonia-lyase — protein sequence MQTRIENDSLGAKEVPADAYYGVQTVRAQENFPITGIPVHKELVLGLAEVKKAAALANMQTDMLAEPIGKAIVKAADEVIQGEHLQSFVVDSIQGGAGTSINMNMNEVLANRALELLGREKGDYNYISPNTHVNMSQSTNDTIPTALKIASFRMAEELTQTMTTLKKELTNKENEFQNVLKMGRTHLQDAVPIRLGQEFGAYSEMVGRDIKRITEAAKEMLTINLGATAVGTGLNAKPEYIEKVTVQLSAQLGMKLDMAKSLVDGTQNTDAYTTLSGALKVSTLNLSKICNDIRLMASGPMTGLQEISLPTRQPGSSIMPGKVNPVMVEVVNQVAFQVVGNDLSISMASEAGQFELNVMEPVIIFNLLQSLEIMKNGLDVFTRYAISGIEANVQRCREYVEDSYGIITALNPHLGYETAAKVVKQARETGLTIIEICKAHELLTEKELKTILDPAEMTTPGIAGSQFL from the coding sequence ATGCAAACTAGAATAGAAAATGACAGCTTAGGAGCGAAAGAAGTCCCTGCAGACGCTTATTACGGAGTACAAACAGTGCGTGCCCAGGAAAATTTTCCGATTACTGGGATACCTGTGCATAAAGAGTTGGTCCTCGGCCTTGCAGAGGTAAAAAAGGCGGCAGCTTTAGCCAACATGCAAACTGATATGTTGGCTGAACCAATTGGCAAGGCTATTGTGAAAGCTGCGGATGAAGTCATCCAAGGGGAACATTTACAGAGCTTCGTCGTGGATTCTATTCAAGGTGGAGCTGGAACTTCCATTAATATGAATATGAATGAAGTCTTGGCCAATCGAGCTTTGGAATTGTTGGGAAGAGAGAAAGGTGATTACAATTACATTTCTCCCAATACCCATGTGAACATGTCCCAGTCTACTAATGACACGATTCCGACAGCTTTAAAAATTGCATCTTTTCGAATGGCAGAAGAATTAACACAAACCATGACCACATTAAAAAAAGAATTAACGAATAAAGAAAATGAATTCCAAAATGTACTGAAAATGGGTAGGACCCACCTTCAGGATGCAGTGCCCATTCGATTAGGACAAGAATTCGGAGCTTATTCCGAGATGGTTGGCAGAGACATTAAAAGAATCACAGAGGCAGCAAAAGAAATGCTAACCATTAATTTAGGTGCCACTGCGGTAGGAACAGGGCTCAACGCCAAACCTGAATATATTGAAAAGGTTACCGTACAGCTTTCCGCACAACTCGGAATGAAATTGGATATGGCCAAAAGCCTTGTCGACGGGACGCAGAATACGGATGCATATACGACTTTATCAGGGGCGTTAAAAGTGTCCACACTCAATTTATCGAAAATATGCAATGATATTAGATTGATGGCTTCTGGCCCAATGACTGGCCTACAGGAAATCAGCCTTCCAACTAGGCAGCCAGGTTCTTCTATTATGCCTGGTAAAGTGAACCCTGTAATGGTTGAGGTAGTCAATCAGGTTGCATTCCAAGTCGTAGGCAATGATCTGTCCATAAGTATGGCTTCTGAAGCGGGACAATTTGAGTTAAATGTGATGGAACCAGTCATAATCTTCAACTTGCTGCAGTCGTTAGAAATCATGAAAAATGGCTTGGATGTATTTACACGCTATGCTATTAGCGGAATAGAAGCCAATGTACAAAGATGCCGTGAATACGTAGAAGATAGTTATGGTATTATTACCGCTTTAAATCCTCACTTAGGATATGAAACGGCAGCTAAAGTCGTCAAACAAGCCAGAGAAACTGGACTTACCATCATAGAAATTTGTAAAGCACATGAGTTGTTGACAGAGAAAGAATTAAAGACAATTTTGGATCCTGCTGAAATGACCACCCCGGGTATCGCTGGTAGTCAATTCCTTTGA
- a CDS encoding Uma2 family endonuclease, protein MSLPKEGRIYTYADYLSWSEDVRVEIIGGTPYLQAAPSRVHQEILSELHRQIANFLVGKECKVYPAPFHVVLNFEQEIENEEERQNVFEPDITIVCDKTKLDDRGCKGSPDMVIEIISPSTARKDKIEKFNKYEQAGVKEFWIIEPQEKIVSVFTLQKNQSYGRPDLFSDEDHIKVSIFEGLIIDLKMVFAD, encoded by the coding sequence ATGTCATTACCAAAAGAAGGTCGAATTTATACGTATGCAGATTATTTATCTTGGTCTGAGGATGTAAGGGTAGAGATTATTGGTGGAACACCCTATTTGCAGGCTGCTCCATCAAGAGTGCATCAAGAGATTTTATCGGAGTTACATCGTCAAATTGCAAATTTTTTGGTTGGAAAAGAATGCAAGGTATATCCGGCCCCTTTTCATGTTGTGTTGAATTTTGAACAAGAAATAGAGAATGAAGAAGAAAGACAGAACGTATTTGAACCAGATATTACGATTGTTTGTGATAAAACAAAGCTTGATGATCGTGGGTGTAAAGGGAGCCCAGATATGGTAATTGAAATTATTTCACCCTCAACAGCCAGAAAAGATAAGATTGAAAAGTTTAATAAGTATGAACAGGCCGGTGTTAAGGAATTTTGGATTATCGAACCACAGGAGAAAATAGTGAGTGTCTTTACACTTCAAAAAAATCAAAGCTATGGTAGACCTGATTTATTCTCAGATGAAGACCACATAAAAGTATCTATTTTTGAAGGCTTAATTATTGACTTGAAAATGGTATTCGCAGATTAA
- a CDS encoding divergent PAP2 family protein, whose translation MQKMNRGVLTALAAIGLAQGLKIFTHKRTTGEWDLKQVATTGGMPSSHSAGVSALSTYIAAHKGSRHTETALATIFGVIVMYDAQGIRRHTGEIAKLVNDLENNFVMLSKDFPSLEFVEREKNLKELLGHQPLEVLGGAIFGSVLGFISAKYENK comes from the coding sequence ATGCAAAAGATGAATAGAGGAGTATTGACAGCACTAGCGGCGATTGGACTTGCGCAGGGTCTGAAGATATTCACACATAAGCGAACGACAGGAGAGTGGGATCTAAAACAAGTAGCCACAACTGGTGGTATGCCTAGCTCACATTCAGCAGGTGTTTCAGCATTATCAACTTACATAGCTGCACATAAAGGATCGCGCCATACAGAAACCGCATTGGCAACAATATTTGGCGTGATTGTCATGTATGATGCGCAAGGAATACGACGCCATACGGGTGAAATTGCTAAGCTGGTCAACGATTTGGAAAATAATTTCGTAATGCTATCTAAAGATTTCCCGAGCTTGGAATTTGTAGAAAGGGAAAAGAATTTGAAGGAGCTATTGGGACACCAACCGTTAGAAGTTCTCGGTGGGGCTATTTTTGGTTCTGTCTTAGGATTTATTTCTGCAAAATATGAGAATAAATAG
- a CDS encoding tRNA dihydrouridine synthase, translated as MKDNFWRDLPRPFFILAPMEDVTDVVFRHVVSLAAGPDVFFTEFTNTVSYCHPEGKQSVRGRLTFTEDEQPIVAHIWGDKPEHFREMSIGMAELGFKGVDINMGCPVHNVASKGKGCGLIRRPEVAADIIQAAKAGGLPVSVKTRLGYTDIDEWRDWLTHILKQDIVNLSIHLRTKKEMSKVDAHWELIPVIKKLRDEVAPDTLLTINGDIPDRQTGLDLVRQYGVDGVMIGRGIFKNPFAFEKQAKEHSSQEFLDLLRLQLDLHDHYSNEFEQRPFKPLHRFFKIYVRDFPGASGLRNQLMNAKSTDEVRALLDNFG; from the coding sequence ATGAAAGATAATTTTTGGCGTGATTTACCACGGCCGTTTTTTATACTAGCACCAATGGAAGATGTAACGGATGTTGTTTTTCGCCATGTGGTAAGCTTGGCAGCTGGACCTGATGTATTTTTTACAGAGTTTACAAACACAGTAAGTTATTGTCATCCAGAGGGGAAACAAAGTGTGCGTGGACGCTTGACTTTTACAGAAGATGAACAACCAATTGTGGCCCATATATGGGGGGATAAGCCCGAGCACTTTAGGGAAATGAGTATTGGTATGGCAGAACTAGGGTTCAAAGGTGTGGATATCAATATGGGCTGTCCTGTACATAATGTGGCATCGAAGGGGAAGGGATGCGGTCTTATCCGTCGGCCAGAAGTTGCAGCAGATATCATACAAGCAGCAAAAGCAGGGGGATTACCGGTAAGTGTGAAGACAAGGCTTGGTTACACTGACATAGACGAATGGCGCGACTGGCTGACACACATATTGAAACAAGACATTGTTAATCTTTCCATTCATCTGCGTACAAAAAAGGAAATGAGCAAGGTAGATGCTCATTGGGAACTGATCCCAGTGATTAAGAAACTTCGTGACGAGGTTGCACCAGATACACTTTTGACGATCAATGGGGATATTCCTGATCGTCAAACTGGCTTGGATCTCGTTCGTCAATACGGTGTTGATGGGGTTATGATTGGGCGTGGTATTTTTAAAAATCCATTCGCTTTTGAAAAGCAGGCGAAAGAGCATAGCAGTCAGGAATTTCTGGATCTTTTAAGGTTGCAGCTTGATCTTCATGACCACTATTCAAATGAATTTGAACAACGACCATTCAAACCTCTTCATCGTTTTTTTAAGATATATGTCCGTGATTTTCCAGGGGCGAGTGGATTAAGAAATCAGTTGATGAACGCAAAGTCAACGGATGAAGTGCGTGCGCTTCTCGATAACTTTGGATAA
- a CDS encoding GNAT family N-acetyltransferase, with protein sequence MIYKVTLDGISSDMLKGFFVGWPNPPTHLKLLKKSSKLVNAIDDKTNQIVRFITAVSDGVLSAYIPFLEVLPEYKNKGIGKELVNRMLKELDDIYMIDLCCDDDLVPYYEKFGMLNSNGMLSRNYKMQSGS encoded by the coding sequence ATGATATACAAAGTCACGCTTGATGGTATTTCTTCTGATATGTTAAAGGGCTTTTTTGTAGGTTGGCCAAATCCGCCAACTCACTTAAAGCTGTTAAAGAAAAGCAGTAAATTGGTTAATGCGATTGATGATAAAACTAATCAAATAGTTAGATTTATTACAGCAGTAAGTGATGGGGTCCTATCCGCCTACATTCCATTCCTTGAGGTTCTACCGGAATATAAAAATAAGGGTATTGGTAAGGAATTAGTAAATCGGATGCTAAAAGAACTTGATGACATATATATGATCGATTTATGTTGTGATGACGACTTAGTTCCTTATTATGAAAAATTTGGAATGCTAAATTCAAATGGTATGCTTTCAAGAAACTACAAAATGCAATCTGGAAGTTAA
- a CDS encoding diacylglycerol kinase, translating into MKRARIIYNPTSGREAIKRELPTVLERFEIAGYETSAHATTCEGDAIEAAKIAVERRYDLVVAAGGDGTINEVINGLAEQEYRPKLGIIPVGTTNDFARALCIPRDIKKAVDVILEGESMFLDIGRVNDRYFMNIAGGGKLTELTYEVPSRLKTMLGQLAYYMKGIEMLPSLKPTRVKIEYDEQVLDEDIMLFLVSNTNSVGGFEKLAPDAKFDDGYFDLIILKKINLAEFIRIASLALRGAHLDDKNVIYTQAKKIKVTPEDKMQLNIDGEFGGLLPGEFTNLTRHIEFLVTDKFIEKQDC; encoded by the coding sequence ATGAAACGGGCCCGAATTATATATAATCCAACATCCGGCAGGGAAGCAATTAAAAGAGAATTACCAACCGTCCTAGAACGGTTTGAAATAGCAGGATATGAAACGTCAGCCCACGCGACAACATGTGAAGGGGACGCTATAGAGGCCGCAAAAATTGCAGTTGAACGACGTTATGATCTAGTCGTTGCGGCTGGGGGAGACGGAACAATAAACGAGGTAATTAATGGTCTAGCGGAACAGGAATATCGTCCAAAGCTCGGTATTATACCAGTTGGTACAACCAATGATTTTGCTCGCGCGTTGTGTATTCCACGCGATATAAAAAAGGCGGTAGACGTTATCTTGGAAGGTGAATCGATGTTTCTCGATATTGGACGAGTCAACGATCGTTACTTCATGAATATTGCTGGTGGAGGGAAATTAACTGAACTTACGTATGAAGTTCCAAGTAGATTAAAGACCATGCTTGGCCAGCTAGCATATTATATGAAGGGAATCGAAATGCTACCATCGCTTAAACCGACTCGGGTAAAAATTGAGTATGATGAGCAAGTTCTTGATGAGGATATCATGCTGTTTTTAGTTTCCAACACAAACTCTGTTGGTGGCTTTGAAAAACTTGCACCAGACGCAAAGTTTGACGATGGCTATTTTGATTTAATTATCCTGAAAAAAATTAATTTAGCTGAATTCATTCGGATCGCAAGTCTCGCGCTACGAGGAGCACATTTGGATGATAAGAACGTAATCTATACCCAAGCGAAAAAGATTAAAGTAACACCAGAAGATAAAATGCAGCTAAATATTGACGGAGAATTCGGTGGTTTATTGCCTGGAGAATTTACCAACCTAACAAGACATATTGAATTCCTAGTAACCGATAAATTTATTGAAAAACAAGATTGCTAA
- a CDS encoding DUF4317 domain-containing protein — MDKKDIANIRKQFKINNDLLTINEIFNVYIMKESSEIYHHQSMPFEMLEEEQKELFMDNFKKVLSGQLDEKLFELKFQRDVENNSQLILHQGLLSNDTEEWKGQMLHLVAKMLKDKQYEMDIVVTFIRGEYMKSMKRQSEESEESDRDTVYSHPFILCSMNKTLDPKKELLFDYVEKEFKYNIVVDPIINLKAPISGFLFPSITDNAADVNHVLYSAGKKNELNYHFIEEVLNAEEIMTAAEDKIVFEEIVKNVAGDQKINTSTLSNVYEEIHRVVEENEEEDVPKLDYKDVEKVLRSSGIEDVNPEKVESAFKTVIDDESYEFKANNIVPKYTSKSIKIETKIANISISPQDLRFVRQVHFDGKSYLMMEVEENTVIEGFEMIPEALFKKVEGDNE; from the coding sequence TTGGACAAAAAAGATATAGCAAATATACGTAAACAATTCAAAATAAATAACGATCTATTAACAATAAATGAAATTTTTAATGTGTACATCATGAAGGAATCGAGTGAGATTTATCATCACCAGAGTATGCCATTTGAAATGCTGGAAGAGGAACAGAAAGAGTTATTTATGGATAACTTTAAAAAAGTATTATCTGGCCAGCTCGATGAGAAGTTATTTGAATTAAAATTCCAACGTGATGTGGAGAATAACAGTCAGCTCATTCTTCACCAAGGTTTATTAAGTAACGATACAGAAGAATGGAAAGGGCAAATGCTTCACCTCGTAGCAAAAATGCTGAAAGATAAGCAATACGAGATGGATATTGTCGTAACCTTTATACGGGGAGAATATATGAAATCGATGAAACGACAGAGCGAAGAGTCGGAGGAAAGTGATCGTGATACAGTTTATTCCCATCCCTTTATTTTATGTAGTATGAATAAAACGCTAGACCCGAAAAAAGAATTACTGTTTGACTATGTTGAGAAAGAGTTTAAGTATAATATTGTCGTAGACCCAATTATCAACTTGAAAGCTCCAATATCAGGTTTTCTATTCCCTTCCATCACGGATAATGCTGCGGATGTCAACCACGTACTTTATTCGGCAGGGAAAAAGAATGAACTGAATTATCATTTTATAGAAGAAGTATTAAATGCGGAAGAAATAATGACTGCGGCAGAGGATAAAATAGTTTTTGAGGAAATTGTGAAAAACGTAGCTGGTGATCAAAAAATTAATACGTCCACACTTTCCAATGTATACGAGGAGATTCATCGTGTCGTGGAAGAGAACGAAGAGGAAGATGTACCGAAGCTAGACTATAAAGATGTAGAAAAGGTTTTAAGAAGCAGTGGAATAGAAGATGTTAATCCGGAAAAGGTAGAGTCCGCTTTTAAAACGGTGATTGACGATGAAAGTTATGAGTTTAAAGCAAATAACATAGTACCGAAATATACGTCAAAATCTATCAAAATAGAGACGAAAATAGCGAATATCTCCATTAGTCCACAAGACTTAAGATTTGTACGTCAAGTCCATTTCGACGGAAAAAGTTATTTAATGATGGAAGTAGAAGAAAATACGGTGATCGAAGGCTTTGAAATGATTCCGGAAGCTTTATTTAAGAAAGTGGAAGGGGATAATGAATGA
- the rlmD gene encoding 23S rRNA (uracil(1939)-C(5))-methyltransferase RlmD translates to MAKQTAPVTKNETITLTFEDLTHEGSGVGKINGYPLFVPNALPGEEATVKVIKVNKNFGFGKVLEFLKTSPERIEPVCHVHCNGCGLQHMSYRLQLEMKMNQVKNAMKKIAHLEHVPVHPIIGMDNPLHYRNKVQIPVGEKNGELITGFYQKRSHNIIENTETCTTHNEVINEVVKTVRDVANRLGIQAYNEQAHNGVLRHIMVRTGEETKDIMVVIVTRTDKLPHKDELVKQLKESHPNIKSIMHNVNHKRTNVILGEKTKVLFGEEYIHDKIGDITFAISAKSFYQVNPSQTKVLYEKALEYAEIGSDDVVIDAYCGIGTISLFLAQKAKKVYGVEVVPEAINDAKKNAKLNGITNAEFIVGEAEKVMPWWTAQGLKPDVIVVDPPRKGCDEELLQAMIEMKPMRIVYVSCNPSTLARDLRILEDGGYRTKEVQPVDMFPGTGHVECVSMLEYEVSN, encoded by the coding sequence ATGGCTAAACAAACAGCACCAGTAACTAAAAACGAAACGATCACCTTAACATTCGAGGATTTAACACATGAGGGAAGCGGCGTGGGTAAAATTAATGGTTATCCATTATTTGTACCAAACGCATTACCAGGGGAAGAAGCAACAGTTAAGGTAATAAAAGTAAATAAGAATTTTGGGTTCGGTAAAGTACTTGAGTTCCTAAAAACAAGTCCAGAGCGAATTGAACCTGTTTGTCATGTACATTGCAATGGATGCGGACTCCAGCATATGAGCTATCGTCTCCAGCTTGAGATGAAAATGAATCAAGTGAAAAATGCAATGAAAAAAATTGCTCATCTTGAACATGTACCAGTACATCCGATAATTGGCATGGACAACCCGTTGCACTATCGAAACAAAGTGCAAATCCCAGTTGGTGAGAAAAACGGCGAACTCATAACCGGATTTTATCAAAAGCGGAGCCACAATATTATTGAAAATACCGAAACATGTACGACGCATAATGAAGTCATAAATGAGGTTGTTAAAACGGTTAGGGATGTTGCTAATCGGCTTGGCATCCAGGCATATAATGAGCAAGCGCACAATGGTGTTTTGCGTCATATTATGGTTCGAACAGGCGAAGAAACGAAGGACATCATGGTCGTTATCGTAACAAGAACGGATAAGCTTCCACATAAGGACGAGTTGGTTAAGCAATTAAAGGAAAGCCATCCAAACATAAAATCCATTATGCATAATGTAAACCACAAACGTACAAACGTTATTTTAGGTGAAAAAACAAAGGTCCTCTTTGGCGAAGAATATATTCACGATAAAATCGGGGATATTACTTTTGCTATTTCAGCGAAATCATTTTACCAGGTCAACCCATCACAAACGAAGGTGCTTTACGAAAAAGCATTAGAGTACGCTGAAATCGGCAGTGACGATGTTGTTATTGATGCATATTGTGGCATCGGAACCATCTCACTATTCCTAGCCCAAAAAGCCAAGAAGGTTTATGGAGTGGAAGTCGTACCAGAAGCCATTAATGACGCAAAGAAAAACGCTAAACTGAACGGAATTACCAATGCAGAATTCATTGTTGGAGAAGCAGAAAAGGTAATGCCTTGGTGGACTGCACAAGGATTGAAGCCAGACGTAATTGTGGTCGATCCACCGCGAAAAGGCTGTGATGAAGAGCTGTTGCAGGCTATGATTGAAATGAAGCCGATGCGGATTGTATATGTTTCGTGTAATCCTTCTACGTTGGCACGAGATTTGCGGATTTTGGAAGATGGTGGATATAGGACGAAGGAAGTGCAGCCGGTTGATATGTTTCCGGGGACAGGGCATGTGGAGTGTGTATCGATGTTGGAGTATGAAGTGTCTAACTAA
- a CDS encoding YehS family protein gives MQMDNNDILIRLRYALDIKNIDMVKIFELGGIKVTKDEVLKILTKSNDSYDEEADYDSDLENEEHIKCTNTMLESFLNGFITFRRGHQEPKPGQSTEPAKINASVNNINNIMLKKLKIALALKSEDVLEIFEEAGVTVTKGELSALLRKEGHKNYQECGDKYARNFLKGLAVKYRG, from the coding sequence TTGCAAATGGATAATAACGATATATTAATCAGATTAAGGTATGCGCTAGATATTAAAAATATAGACATGGTAAAGATATTTGAGCTTGGTGGGATTAAAGTAACAAAAGACGAAGTGCTGAAGATACTCACAAAATCAAATGACAGTTACGATGAGGAAGCTGATTACGACAGTGATTTAGAAAATGAAGAGCATATAAAATGCACAAATACTATGCTGGAGTCATTTTTAAATGGTTTTATTACTTTTAGAAGAGGACATCAAGAGCCAAAACCAGGGCAATCTACTGAACCTGCAAAGATTAACGCGAGTGTAAATAACATTAATAATATCATGCTTAAGAAATTGAAAATAGCGCTAGCATTAAAAAGTGAAGATGTGCTGGAAATATTTGAAGAAGCGGGAGTCACAGTTACAAAAGGAGAATTAAGTGCCTTATTAAGAAAAGAAGGACATAAGAATTACCAGGAGTGCGGTGATAAGTACGCTAGAAATTTCCTGAAGGGACTAGCTGTAAAATATAGAGGTTAA
- a CDS encoding DegV family protein: protein MRRIILSTESGADLPEDLADKHDVQVVPMHVIMDGQDYLDGSLPVKDIYDYYEHTKKIPSTTSTNSHEYHSLFMRIKADFPDCIIIHIGYTSKASSSFHNATIAAEDFEDLFLIDALNVTGGLTAIVMYAVTLLEKEPTIEPASLIEKIESIIPKSRLAFVPGSLEFLKAGGRVSNVAYLGGILLKIKPRIELIEGKLVSTKKYRGKMSIVTEKLMRDYLNQFDIDREQLYFQYSIGLDESIMQRMDEIAKENGFKNVKWMQAGAMISTHAGPGGFGIAGLEV from the coding sequence ATGAGACGCATTATTTTATCGACAGAGAGTGGAGCGGATTTACCAGAAGATTTAGCTGACAAGCATGATGTTCAGGTGGTTCCGATGCACGTAATCATGGATGGCCAGGATTATTTAGATGGTTCGTTACCTGTAAAGGATATTTACGACTATTATGAGCATACAAAAAAGATACCCTCTACAACGTCTACAAATTCCCATGAGTATCACAGCCTTTTTATGAGAATAAAAGCAGACTTTCCTGACTGTATCATTATTCATATTGGTTATACATCAAAGGCATCTTCCTCCTTTCACAATGCGACAATTGCAGCGGAAGACTTTGAAGATCTTTTTCTAATTGATGCTTTGAATGTCACAGGTGGGTTAACCGCTATTGTGATGTATGCTGTTACCTTATTAGAGAAAGAACCAACGATCGAACCCGCTAGTTTAATAGAGAAAATAGAATCAATAATTCCTAAATCCAGATTGGCTTTCGTTCCCGGTAGCTTAGAGTTTTTAAAAGCGGGTGGACGTGTAAGTAATGTGGCATATCTAGGAGGGATTCTGTTAAAAATAAAGCCACGCATTGAATTAATTGAAGGGAAGCTTGTTTCAACTAAGAAATATCGTGGAAAAATGAGTATAGTCACAGAAAAACTTATGCGAGATTATTTAAATCAATTCGATATTGATAGAGAACAACTTTACTTTCAATACTCAATTGGACTTGATGAAAGCATCATGCAGCGGATGGATGAAATCGCCAAGGAAAATGGTTTTAAAAATGTAAAATGGATGCAAGCTGGCGCTATGATTTCTACTCATGCTGGACCTGGTGGCTTTGGGATTGCTGGGTTAGAGGTTTAG